TCTTAATTTCAGGTCTGTCTACGTGGTTCTCCAACGTATCCTCTTCTGCCCAGCTGTCATATATCACCGTGCCCTGTTTGTTAATTAGTGTAAACCTTATGTTATATTCTGAAGCGCTTAATATTTCCGCTGCCGATTTTCTTATTGAGCCTTCATCTTTCCACTTTGCACTGTCAGAGGATAGTTTAACTATTGTTTTAAGTTGGTTTTCAGCATCTTTTACATAAAATTCATGGTGAATCAAAGTTGTAAAAACAAAAGCCATTGCTGAAGCTGAGATAGATAGAAGCATTATAATTAGAAACAGTCGTTTTTTCATTCGGTAACCGTCTCCTCAAATTTATATCCTACGCCTCTCACCGTAATTATAAAATTACTGCATCCTGCAACATCAAGCTTCTGCCTTATTGTTTTAACATGCATATCCACAGTTCTTGTCTCGCCTTCATAATCATATCCCCAGACTTCCTGAAGAATCCTATCTCTTGACAAAACAATTCCTCTGTTGAGCATTAGATAATGAAGAAGTTCAAACTCTTTGTATGTCAGAGTTATGGGATTATCGTTGTAGCTTAGTGTCCGCTTGTTATAATCTAAGACAAGCCCATTGTATTCCGATACTAAGTCTTCATTATCTTTTTTTCCCGAGCGTCTTAAGACGGCTTTGACGCGCGCTAAAAGCTCAAGAATTCCAAAAGGCTTTGTTATAAAGTCGTCAGCTCCTGACTCCAACCCTTTTACCTTATCAAGCTCCATAGATTTAGCCGTAATTATTATAACAGGAATATGACTGTAATTTGCGTCTTTTTTCAAGTCATTCAATATAGTCATACCATCTGTTTTAGGCAGCATAAGGTCGAGCAATATTAAATCAGGAGTCTTTTTTTTCATTTGGGCATAAAAGCTTCCCGCTTCTTCAAAGCCTATTATCTCAAAATCTGCCGTTTTTAAAGCCAGTGTAATTAATTCTCTTATTCCCGCGTCATCTTCGACGCAATATACAAGCCTCATATTACTCTCCTATCTTGTCTTGTGTTCGCCTGTTATTGAAAATATAACCCATTCGGCAATATTTTCTGCATGGTCCCCAATTCTTTCGAAATATTTCGCTATCATCAGAAGATCAAGAGCCTGTTCTCCATTTTCTTCTTTTTCCTGAATCTTTTCAATTAGTTCCTTCTTAATAATTCGGAACAATTCATCTACTTTATCATCTTCCCTGCAAACTTCAAGTGCCAGCTCTTTATCCTTGCCTACAAATGCATCGACACTTTTTTTTACCATTCCTATGGTTGCATCAGCCATCTGCGGAATGTGAACGAGGTCTTTTATAAACTTCTGATTTACCATGAATCCGGATATTTCAGCTATGTCTTCCGCATTGTCTCCGATTCTTTCCATATCTGTTATCATTTTTAAAGCTGTACCTATGATTCTTAAATCAGATGCCACCGGCTGCTGTTGAAGCAGCAATTTTAAACAATGGCTCTCAATAGTCTTTTCCATTTCATCTATTTCTACTTCTAGTTCTTTTACTTTTTTTATCTGCTCTAAATCTTGGTGCATAAGCGCTTTTGCGCTTGCTTCAATAGAAGTTTCAATAAGACTTCCCATTTTTATAAGCTCAAGATTTAGTTTTTCAAGTTCTGCATCAAATCTGTTTCTCATATTAACCTCCTTTAGCCAAATCTTCCTGTTATATAATCTTCTGTTTTTTTGTTTTTAGGCATAGAAAACAGTTTTTCCGTTTTATCAAACTCGACAACCTCACCATGCAGAAAAAATCCCGTCTTATCCGATATTCTGGTTGCCTGTTGCATATTATGTGTTACTATAATTATAGTATAATTTTTCTTAATATCAACTAATAAATCTTCTATTTTCATTGTCGAAATCGGATCCAAGGCCGAAGTAGGTTCATCAAGCAAAATAACCTCAGGATTTACCGAAAAAGCCCTGGCAATGCACAGCCTTTGCTGCTGCCCTCCGGAAAGGCCCAATGCATTTTTCTTTAATCTGTCCTTAACCTCATCCCACATTGCAGCCGAACGAAGGCTTTCTTCAACTATATCATCAAGCTTCGACTTTGACTTTACCCCATGTGTTTTAGGTCCATATGCTACATTTTCATAAATGCTCATTGGAAAAGGATTAGGCTTTTGAAAAACCATACCGACTCTCTTCCTTAGTATAGTCGGATCCATGCTCTTATAAATATCTACACCATCCAAGCTCATTTTTCCTGTAATTTTAACTCCTTCAATTAAATCATTCATTCTGTTTAATGATTTTAAAAGAGTTGATTTACCGCATCCCGAAGGACCTATAAACGCAGTTATTTCATTTTCAAGAACTTGCATATTTATATTTTTAAGAGCATGAAAATCTCCGTAGTATAAATCTACATTTTCTATTTTAATCTTGCTTTTACTTGCCATTACTCATCCTCCCTATTTTTCCCGCAAGTTTTGTCGTTGCGTAATTAACCATAAACACTATCAATATTAGAATTGCTCCAGTTGCAAAAGCCATATCTTTAGAATGCGGAAGCCCATCACTTGCAAGCATATACATGTGAATTGAAAGAGTTCGCTGGGATGCAAATAAATCAAATGTAGGATTTTTGAATATATTCGTACCGCTCGTAAAAATCAGCGCCGCAGTTTCTCCGACAATACGCCCTATTGCCAATATTACACCGGATAATATTCCGGGCATCGCAGCAGGCAATACAATTTTGAATACTGTTCTAAGCCTTGATGCTCCTAATCCGAGACTTCCTTCTCTGTACGTATCCGGAACAGATTTAATAGCTTCCTCCGATGAACTTATTATGACAGGGAGTATCATTATAGATACAGTGCATATTCCAGACAGAACAGATGCTCTGAATCCAAGCAGATTTACAAATAAAATCATGCCAAACAAACCATAGACTATTGATGGAATACCGGCAAGTGTATCTACTGCAACCCTGATAACCTTGACCACCTTGTTTCCTCTTTTTGAATATTCCGTAAGATATATTGCGCAGAAAACTCCCATGGGAACAGCAATCACCAGCGATATGATAATCATTTCCATTGTTGTTACTATTGACGAAAATGCAGAAAGCGATTCGGAATTATATTCTCCGAATAAAAATTCCATAGTAATATTTGGAATCCCTCTCAGAAGAATAAATAAAAGTATATAAATTAATATTCCTACAGTCAGAATTCCACAAAACCAAACCATTGCTTTCATAATCATTGATGCTATTTTTCTTTTCTTTAGATATTTCTCAGCTTTAATTTTTTCTTTCATAGTCCCACCTAATTTCTAACAGATTTTGATTTTATAAGGGCCAGTGCCGTGTTTAGAATTATTATAAATACGAACAGCACAACACCTGTAGCTATCAGTGAAGATTCGTGGAGACCTGAAGCATAACTCATTTCAGTAACTATGTTTGTTGTAAGAGTTCTTATTGGTTTTAATAATTCGATTTTATCTAATGGCATAACTGCATTTCCTGCAACCATTACAACCGCCATAGTTTCTCCGACAGCCCTTCCTATTCCCAGAATTATGGATGTTAGTATCCCTGATTTTGCTGCCGGAACCACAACCTTAAAGACAGTTTCTTCCTTTGTAGCACCAAGTCCCAATGCCCCCTCCTTATAACTATAAGGAACAGCCTTTATGGAAGATTCACTTATTGATATTATTGTAGGGAGTATCATTATGCCCAAAATAATTGAAGAGGACATTATGCTGAATCCGTTTCCTCCAAAGTATTCTCTGACGTATGGTACAACAATCTGCATTCCGAAAAATCCATATATTATTGATGGTATCCCTGCCAGCAGGTTAACTGCAGGCTTTACTATTTTATAAACCTTCGGCGGACAAAATTCAGCCATGAAAACCGCGCACATCAGGCCTATCGGTACGCCTATAACTATTGCTCCTGCCGTAACATATAAACTGCCGACAATCATTGATAGTATACCGTAAGAAGCCGGAGTATTTGTAGGACCCCACTTTTCATTTAATATAAAGTCCACAAATCCTATCTCAGCTATCGCAGGTATTCCTCTTAGTAAAAGGAAAAGACAGATGGCTATTACCGCAATAACCGAAACCAGTGCAGACAAAAAGAATACTGCCTGCATTAAGTTTTCTTTAATTCTATATGATGCCATTGTCACTGATGGTTCATTTTTATGCATTTATTTCTTTCTCCTTTAATTCATTTATACTGTCCATAATATAATCTTCAAAAGTAAAAAAACATGCTCTGCAATGTAAAAAATATGTAAAATTTTATATAAACTTTACATATTTTTTGTACTTTTTATATTTAATTTAACAGCAAACAACTAAATTTCTATTGTTTCCTTTAGCGCAGTATAAATTTTTATCTGCTAAATTCAAAACATCTATAAAAGATAAATCTTTCTCTTTATATTCATGAACTCCCAAACTGATGGTTACCGAAACAACTATGCCTTTTCCCAATTCAAATACCTTGTTTTCAACCGCATACCTTATTCGTTCTGCTACATCAACTGCTTCAGGCTCTCCCAGCCCGGGACATATGAGAAGAAACTCATCTCCGCCGTACCTCCCTATATAATCTGTATTTCTAATACAGCTGGAAATAACTCTCGCAACCATAGCAAGAACACTATCACCCACAACATGTCCATACGTATCATTTACTGATTTGAAATTATCTATGTCAATCATTGTTACACTGAAACCTAAATTGCTATCTTTATATTTATCAAAAATAATTTCACCAAGCCTTATAATCTCAAATTTAGATAAAAAACTGGTCAGATTGTCATAGGTAGCTAAGTCTTCTATTTTTTTATATGAAATAGCATTCTCTATAGCTATTGCGGAATAATTTGCGAGTATTTTAAGCGTGTGCAAATCATTTCTGTCATACGCGTTATGTTCCTTGCTTTGAGCAGTCATCACGCCTACAACTTTATCGTTAATAATCATTGGTGTATATATGAGAGAATTCATATACGACTTCCCGTTTTCATATGTTTTTCCAACATCTATAGGTTCATTATTAATATACTGATTGTACTCTTTATCTAAATTTCCTATTATAATATCTTTCTTATTTTTTACACAATAATATCCAAAAAAATTATATGCAGATTCCTTGTAGCTCACAACTTCCTTAATTTCAAATCCTTCGCCAGCAAAATAATATGTAGCTTTATCCTTTTCATTATCATATACAACTATGCCAAAGTAGTCAGCCTCAAGCAACTTATTTATTTCTTCATTAATTATGTCAACTATTGATTTAATATTTAAATTAGAAATTATCTTTTGGCCTATTGTAGACAAAAGTTCTGTCTTTCCATAAAGTGATTTATACTGATCTGCTTCTCTCTTGGTATGTTTAAAATTCATTTTTGCCATTAACTGATTCTGTTCATAATCGTACATCTTATCATCAACCAATATATAATTCTCCAAGCATTCCAATGCTTTATCCAACATTCCGGATTCCTTGTATATTCCGTAAAGAATATTGTAGGATTCTCTCAGAAGTACATTAAGTTCCTTAGAACGGCATATTTCTATTACCTCGTTCAAAAGATATATCGCCTTCTGCTTCCTTCCCACCAGTACATTCAGCTTTGACCATTCAACCATTGAGCTGTATTTTTCATAAACAAAATTATTATCTACAGCGAAATCATATGATTTCTTGAATGACTTTTCTGCCATATCATATAAATTAAGTTTCACGTATGCCATTGCCGTTAACTTATATATTTCGCACATATCAGTAATTAATTTAATATCGCTCTCTATTTTCAGAGATTTTTCTATATATGAAAGGGCCTTGCTTGATTCTCCGATATTGATTTCTATCTCGGCCATGGCTAGATTACACGAAATTTGGTGAGTGCTGCTCAATTCATAATCCATTATCTCAAGACTGTGAAAAATTTCCCTGCCTTTTTCGAAATATTTCATCTCAATGTAATTTATGCCTGTGTTTATAAGAAGTATCACCAGTGCGTCCTTGTTATCCATTTCTTCACAAAGTGAAATACCTTTAAGTCCCCATTCATTTGCAAGTTTAAATTGACCAATTTGACAGTAAACGTTTGTCAGCCCATTGCAAGCATATATCAAACCGTCTTTATTTTTTATCCTTTCAAATACATCATATGAAGTCAAAAAACATTCTGTAGACTTATTATAATTGGATTTGTCAAAATTATACCAGCCTAAAAAATAATAAGCCCATGCATTTACACTATTAAGATTATGTTCTTTCGAAAATTTAAGCAACCCTTCAATTATTTCCTTCATGAAATAATTATTATGTCTTGCAGATAAAAGGTTGCGAAAAAAGTCAATATTATTCTCATTTTCTTTGAGTTTATTCAGTTCATCTTCATACTTTCGCCGAAAGTTCATACTTCCACTCCTAGCACATCAATGAGCAATATGTATTTATATGTATATATATGATATAATGATTTTATCATAATGTCAAACGAAACGATATTACTAATCAAAAATTTATAAGAAAAAAACAGCCCTGAAGATTTACTGCAGGGCTATTAATTGCTTTTTATTATGCATTCATTCCATGAGTATTTTGATAGCTTTGTACATACTCTTCAAGCTCTCTAGGTGATTTTTTATACTTCATAGGTTTTACATATTGCTCAGAAGTAGGATCTTCTTCCAATGTCATTATTGTAATTCCCAAGAATGCAAATGTAACTGATATAATCGGACTTAAAATATTAAAGAATGCGTATGGAATATAACTTATCGTAGGCACGCCAAGGAATGTTGACATTGTTGCGCCGCATGTATTCCACGGAATAAGAGCCGATGTAACCGTACCTGAATCTTCAAGTATACGAGATAGGTTTCTCGGAGACAACCCTCTTTCCCTATAAGTATTTCTATACATTTTACCAGGAAGAGCTATAGCTAAGTACTGGTCCCCGCAAAGGAAGTTTACAAACAAACACGTAATTGCAGTAACAAGAACCAGTGAACCGGTACTTTTTGCAAGAAGCAGCAGCTTGTTTGCTATTGCAGCCATCATGCCTGATTTTTCTAGTATTCCACCGAATGTCAGCGCACACATAATTAACGAAATAGTCCACATCATGTTCTGCATACCGCCGTTTGTCAAAAGTTCGTCAACAACAGCATGGCCTGTTTCAGAAACTGTTCCATAGCCTGCTATATCTAAAATGTAACCTAAGTCTCCGCCTTGGAACGCAGTACAGATTGCACCCAAAACACATCCGATTATAAGTCCAGGAAGTGCCGGAACCCTCATAGCAACAAGAACAATAACTATAACAGGAACAAGCAGCAACAGCGGATTAATGATGTATACTTCAGATATTGCATTCAGTATACCGTTGATTTCAGTTGTATCAAGAACTGCACCTCTGTACTGAAGTCCTATAAATATAAAAATTACTAAAGTTATTGCGTATGATACCGATGTTGTGTAAAGCATATGCTTAATGTGGTCAAATAGCTCAGCACCTGCCATTCCAGGGGCAAGATTCGTAGTATCGGATAACGGCGAAATTTTATCGCCAAAATATGCTCCGGATATTATCGCACCCGCTGCTAAAGGGACTGAAATACCAAGTCCTTGCGCAACACCTATAAGAGCAACACCAACCGTTCCGGCTGTTGTCCACGAGCTTCCTGTAGCCAGAGAAACAACACTGCAGAGCAATACTGATGCCGCCAGGAAAAACGTCGGAGACAATATCTGCAGCCCGTAATAAATCATTGTAGGTACAATACCTCCTCCTATCCACGTACCGATAAGAACACCTATTATTGCAAGTATTAAAATTGCCTGCATTGTTCCACTTATTGAATTAACAATGCCTTCTTCAATCTCTTTCCAAGTAAAACCAAGTCCATATACTGCTATCAGCGTTGCTATAGCAGAGCCCATTACAAGCGGAATATGAACGTCTGCGCCATACTTAAAGATGCCCACCCCAATTAGTGCCACTGTTATGACTACCGGTATGATAGAAATTCCTAAAGTCGCTTCCTTCTTTTGTTTTGGAACTTTACTCATAGTTATCCTCCAATATTATTTGTTTGTGTGCAGCATGTATTAATATAAGGATGATAAATGATAACCCCACAAATCTAAGACAAACCCTAAAAAAACCCATTACTAACCTTATACTCTCTACAATACACACCTTTTTGCATAAAACGCTTTCACAACATACAATTTTTATGCGTGAATTCGATTTCCTGCATTATAATAGTAGCACATGAACAGGCATTTGTAAACAGAAATTTGTTAACTAATTGTTACTTATTAGCTAATTTTATAATTTTTCAATGTATAATACAAATTATTACAAGAAAAAACCAGGGCTGGAGGCTCTGGTTTCCAAAAATTAATATTTATTAAAAAATGTTATTTTTATACTCTATATATAAGGCTCGTATTTCAGTCATTTTTTCATTCATTTGTTTCTGAAGATCTGAAGAGGAATCATAATCGCCCTCGTTCAATGCATTCTTTATCTTAGTAAAAATACACTTTTTCGACATACTATCCTTCATAAGCTTTGTTTTTAAATAAACTATTCTTTCCCAGTTTACAACATCAAGGTCAGTTGCATGGTCGTGTTCGTTATGAAGCTTTACAAATGTTTTTAAGAGCATTATATTATCGTGAATTATTCTACCTCTAAGCTCATTTTTCCACTTCTGGAGAGTAGACTCTTTAAATGAATTAATTAACTCATCTGTAAATACATCTCCTGATTTCAATACCTGCTCTTTGAGACTGTTTGATTTAAAACCGCTTAAATTCTCCCATACTGTAGCAGGAGCAGTTCCATAAAGCTTGTTGCGTTCTTCTTCTGTGTACTTTTCAAATACGTCTTTTTCGCTCCTATACTCTCTGAATTTTTCGAGGTATACCGCATCTTCTCCGTATTTTTTGGAAATTTCTTTTTCCAGTTCTTCGCAGCTTAATCCTGCATCTGTAACTTTAATTATTCCGTCCAGCATAGCTTGATAAGCTGCAGCAATTACAAGATACGTATTGGTATATGGATTCGGCGAACGCAGTTCAAATCTTATAGCTCCAGGATTGTTTATATCTCTTATGACACCAACGAGTACGGATCTGTTTCTTGACGGTTGCTCTTTAGTTCCGCCTAATGAGGTTACTATGCACACAGGCGCTTCAAATCCAGGTTTCAACCTGTTAAAAGCATCATTTGTAGCAGTTACTATAGGATTGATTACTTCATAATTTTTCAATACACCCATTAATGAACCGTAGCCTATTTCGCTCAGATAATCTTTTCTGATATCCTTCGGTGCAAACAGGTTTATTCTTTTCCCGCTCTTTAGCTTAACCGCAACACCAAGGTGCGTATGCTCCCCGTTTCCGGCAACGCCTTCTATGGGTTTTGCCTTAAACAAAACTTCTAAACCATGGTGTCTGAATTGATCTTCAATCAACTCTCTTATAAATATTTCATTGTCAGCAGTCTGCAGAGATTCCGAAAATCTCCAATCTATTTCCAGCTGCTCCATAACATGGGTAATTCTTCCCTTTGCATCAATCCTGTTTGGAATTCCACCCACTTCTTTATGAGCCATTTCAGGTTTTAAATCGTAGCGCTCAAGCATTTCCATTATTTTTTCAATCACTGTCCTCACAGTGCCCATGGTTCTTTTCCAGTATTGTTCTTTCAGCACCTGTGATGTATGAAGCTCTTCAAAATCAGCGCTTTGCTCAGGCGTCTTAACCCACATTTCAAGCTCAGTGGCTGACGTCAAAAGCACATCTTCGATATCTTCATATTCAAATCCAAAACTTTCGGGAATTCTTGAATTTTTCTTTAATACTTCCAATATTTGAGTTTTAAAATAATTTGTTGCTCTTTTCAAAATTGATCTGGAGCAAACCTGTTTTCCGCCGTGTATTATAAAAGAAGGAATCTTTAAAGTCCCTACCGGAAGCCCGTTTTCATCATTGTAATGTTCATAATTGTAATCAACAAACCAGTTACAGTCCAAGTCAGGCAGTATGTCAACTCTTGCATCATTTAAATCTGCGATACCCTGAAGCTCAACGCTTGATCCGTCTGTCTGAATTCCAAATTTCAGCATTTCCTTCATATCTTTTATGAAAAGCTTAACAGGTATTTTCTCATCTGTTCCGTTGCCGCCTATATCAACGCCCATAAACGACACAAACTGTATTTCCGGATGCTCTTCAAGTACTTTTGTGAGTTCCGGTATTTCATGATTTTCGGGCTTAATTATATAAATCATAAAAATATATTTCCTCCTTGTTTTTTATAAGGTATTTTAGCACACGAAATTTCATAATGCAACAAAATTGTATGTTATATATACGAAATATTTATCTTTTTTATATAGTAAAGTTCGTGTTATTGCTTTTTACCTACATATGTTTATCAACTCGCAGGGCTCATATATCAAGTATTCCGGCTTATGTTTTTTCAAACTTTCCACAGTATTGTAACCCCACGCTACTGACGCTATATCTATCCCCGTATTTTTTGCAGCATGTATATCCCTTATTTCATCTCCCACATAAAGAACGTCTTTCAAATCCAATTTTTCTTTTTTTATTACTTTTTTCAACTTAGATTCTTTTCCGAACATGGATGAACTTGCAATGAAATCAAAAATATCCGCATTTTGTTCTTCTAAAAACATCTGAACGTTTGTCTTTGAATTAGTGGTAATAATTGCCGTACTTATTCCCATAGACTTTAGTACTGAAACTGTATTGAATATATCGTGCTTGCATGGTTTAATGTTCCTTATGTCGTGTTTTAAAAGTTTTTTCCCTCTTTTAAGAATAAAAGGCAGGTATCTTTTCTTAAGCTCCACATAAGCCATCAATTCTCTTGCGCTCATTTTCTTGATATGCCCTAATTCATCTATGGTAATATTTCGCAAATTATATTTTTCCGCCAGCTTCTGATATATAACAAAATTAACTTCTTCAGTATCTGCCAACGTTCCATCGAAATCAAATAATACATATTTATATTTCACCATAATCCATCCTTAATCTAATTTATCCATAAATAATAGCATAATACAAGTACTTGTTCAACTATATTATATTTTATCTATCCAGTCAATTTTTAATTTATAAATTTTTTTGCAATTTTAAAAAACTCCTTGTTAAGGAGTTTTTATGTTACAATGATTTCATAATTTTACTGCATCCGTTTTTTATAAAGCTCATATATTCCTGTTCTTCAATCAGATTTGGGTAAGTAACCTCAGGTACATGCTCGTTTAAAAATTCTATTATCTTTTCTTTAGAATTTTTGATACTAATACTGCCGAGCTCCTTTAAATTTATATTACTGTTAAATTCAACTATTTCTTTAATATACTTTTCAAAGAAGTTATTTATAGCTTTATTATCATAATATCTCAAAATTGTTCCTACTGCCGCACCCAGTTCATCATCACTCAAATCCACACTGTTGTGAAGAGTGAGCTTGCTTGCATTAAATTTATAGTATTCATCAAACCACAAGTGACAGTAGTATCCCAATATGAATGACTTCTGAACATTATTAAGTTTATTTAGATTAAACTTTTCATAAAATTCTCGAACGTCTATATTGCCATCCTCATCAAATGTATGCATCTCCTCAAAATCATCTTCGGTGATTGTGTCCGGCGACATCATACCTATGATAAAGCTGGGAACATGAATACCTGCTTTAAAATTTTCTATAAACAATTTACCAAAGTGCATGTTGGTACTTATTGGCGGCATTTGTATTTTTAACTCCTTTTAAAATATTCTCGTATATTATACCAAAATAATAAAAGTTTGTACAGTAATATTTATGATAATGCGATCTCAGGAGGTTCTGTGGTTTCTCCGGTTTTTGGATTAACAAATGCAAGCCAGTAACCATGTTTGTCATAATTATCCTTATTGCTGTATGACCAATTTTTGAAACCCGTCACCCCTTTGTAAGGCTGTTCTTCCTTGGAAAATTCGCCAGGAATTCCATATACAAACTTGATAACATCACCTTTTTCTTTATATACACCAAAAATATAATGCCCGTATTTTTTCATGAGACTGCTGCACGTGGTTACACGATTTGACATTGGATATGGATAGTACGAGCTGACTATTTGATTATAATACGGCAGGAATCCATTTTTAATTCCCGATTCATCATATGGTATGTACCACCAATAAAAGCTCTTTATTTTTACAGATAACGGCTCGACCTGTTTATACTCTTTTAAAATATTATATAGGCTCTCGTCAAATTTATTTCTGTACTTCCTCGACTGTGCTTCTGCCGGAATGTCTTTTTCTTTCTTACTATTTTCATCTATATTGATAGCAGAATTTACGGTTGTCTTTTTCATATTGTCTTTTTTACGTGAAGCTTCTTCTATTTTTGATTGCTCTCCATCAACTTTATCTGATTTTTCTATTATTTCTTTGGTTTCTTCTGTTTTGTGCGAAGCCTCTTCTATTTTTGATTGCTCTTCATCAAATTTATCTGGTTTTTCTATTATTTCTTTGGTTTCTTCTGTTTTCTGTTTTTCCGTCAATTCGTTTTGTTTTTTTCTGTCGTCTGTTTTGTTTGCAACGTCAGGAACTTCTACTTTCTCATTTGCAGTTTTATTGGAAAGTTTATCTTCATCCGCTTTTTCAGAAATCGATTTGCTTTCTTCTACGGTATCTCCCTCAATAACAATATCATCTTCATCCAGTTCTAGTTTTTTTATATGCTCGACAGATGTTGCATTAAACAAGTTTGTGTACATAGATATTTTTTTGTCCTTTACTACAGCACAAACATTGTAATCTTCAATTGCATTGTTATTTCCAAATGTCAACAGCTTTTTGAGCATACCTTTTTTGTTATTAATTTCGCCAAGTTTTATTTTGTTATCCCTATCCTTATACAAATATACTTCGCTGCTTGTTTTTGCATCACCTAAA
Above is a window of Sedimentibacter sp. MB35-C1 DNA encoding:
- a CDS encoding glutamine synthetase yields the protein MIYIIKPENHEIPELTKVLEEHPEIQFVSFMGVDIGGNGTDEKIPVKLFIKDMKEMLKFGIQTDGSSVELQGIADLNDARVDILPDLDCNWFVDYNYEHYNDENGLPVGTLKIPSFIIHGGKQVCSRSILKRATNYFKTQILEVLKKNSRIPESFGFEYEDIEDVLLTSATELEMWVKTPEQSADFEELHTSQVLKEQYWKRTMGTVRTVIEKIMEMLERYDLKPEMAHKEVGGIPNRIDAKGRITHVMEQLEIDWRFSESLQTADNEIFIRELIEDQFRHHGLEVLFKAKPIEGVAGNGEHTHLGVAVKLKSGKRINLFAPKDIRKDYLSEIGYGSLMGVLKNYEVINPIVTATNDAFNRLKPGFEAPVCIVTSLGGTKEQPSRNRSVLVGVIRDINNPGAIRFELRSPNPYTNTYLVIAAAYQAMLDGIIKVTDAGLSCEELEKEISKKYGEDAVYLEKFREYRSEKDVFEKYTEEERNKLYGTAPATVWENLSGFKSNSLKEQVLKSGDVFTDELINSFKESTLQKWKNELRGRIIHDNIMLLKTFVKLHNEHDHATDLDVVNWERIVYLKTKLMKDSMSKKCIFTKIKNALNEGDYDSSSDLQKQMNEKMTEIRALYIEYKNNIF
- a CDS encoding HAD-IA family hydrolase, which gives rise to MVKYKYVLFDFDGTLADTEEVNFVIYQKLAEKYNLRNITIDELGHIKKMSARELMAYVELKKRYLPFILKRGKKLLKHDIRNIKPCKHDIFNTVSVLKSMGISTAIITTNSKTNVQMFLEEQNADIFDFIASSSMFGKESKLKKVIKKEKLDLKDVLYVGDEIRDIHAAKNTGIDIASVAWGYNTVESLKKHKPEYLIYEPCELINICR